From Solibaculum mannosilyticum:
ATGAATATTTTTTTGCACATTTGTATGATCTATTTTTCTAAAGTATTTGTCGAAACTAACTCTAAATCAAATGATTTTCTTCTTCATTTCCAATCTTTCTATAAATCATTTTAAAAAGTTTTGGCCCTGCATAAGATGAATACAAAAAGTCTTTGCTTTCTTATTACGCCAGGTATTCTGTGTAAAAAACACCCCCTCTCATTCTTTTCCATACAGCAGAAATTATGCGTCTTTTCCCCATCCCTACCTATTTATAATAAGGAGTGGACAAAAGGAAACCGGCAGTTTCCCCTTTTTTCAAAGGAAGGGAAAACTGCCGGATCAATATCATCGATTCTCTTGCGCCGACTTGAGCTGCTTCTTCTTGGGAGCCGGAATCCAGAATTCAAATTCAGCGTATTGGCCCTCCATACTGCGGGCCACAATCTCTCCGCCGTGGGCTTGGATAAGCATCCGCACAATAAACAGGCCCAATCCAACCCCTTTTCGGTCTAGGCTCCTGGATTTATCCGATTTATAGAAACGGTCAAACACATGAGGCAGATCACTTAAGGCAATGCCTTTGCCGGTGTTGTGAACCGTCACATACACCCTCTCACTCTCTACCCGTGCCCCAAGGGTGATGGCTCCGCCGGGATTGGTGAACTTAATGGCGTTGTCCACCAGATTATAGATGACCTGATGGATGCGGTCGGCATCGGCCTCTACCATGATGCTGTGTGTCTCCTCCAGCCCCCTGATCTCGATGCCCTTCTGATCAATAATCTGTTCAAAGGAAAAGAGGATACGCAACATGATATCACAAATATCAAAATTACTGATGTTGAGTTTTAATTCCCCGGCCTCGATGCGGGAGACATCCAGCATCTCCTTGACCAGCCGGGACAGGCGTTTCACCTCATCGGATACCGTCTGTAAGTACTGGCGCCGCCGGTCGGGTTCGATGGTCCCATCCAAGATACCGTCGATGAATCCTGCGATGGTCGTCATCGGCGTGCGGAGTTCGTGGGAGACGTTGGCCACAAAGGAACGGCGCATCCCCTCTACCGATGCAAGCGAAGCCGCCATCTGATTGAATGCTTTGCTGAGTTCGGAAATCTCGTCCTTCCCCCGTACCGGCACCCGATAGGAAAAGTCTCCTTCCCCAAACCGTTTAGCCGCTATGGCCATCTGACGCAAGGGTTTGACCATCTGATAAGAGATGACATACACCAGGATAAAGGAGATGATCATCACTACCACGGCCGACAACAAAAACATTTTCAGCATGTCTACCACATACTGGGACAGGTTGCCCGCCGAGGAGGACACGCATACAATGCCGACCAGTCCAAATGTGCGCACCGTCACAGGCACTGCGGCGGTATAGCAAGTCTGTGGAAAGGTCCCGTCCAGATTGCCCAGCTCGTAAAATTCGCCTGTTTCGATGGTCTTATTCAAGATGCTGTCCGGCATCACTACCCCGTCCTGTGCCGCCAGCTTCCGATCGGCCAACGCCAAATTCTGAACCTTGCCGGCCAGATTGACAAAGTAGATGTTAGCCCCCAGAGACCGGGCGATCGCCTTGATGGATACCCGGGTAACGTCGTCCAGTTTCAGCCACCACTGAACCTGTCCGTTTTCATCCAGCTCTTCATCCAGGACGCGCTCATAATTGCTCAAAAGCGAAGATGCCTGCTGTGCCGTTAAAGAGAGGCGTTCCCTCTCCTGATCGCTCCAGTAATTCGAGGCAAACTGCAGCAGTACCGCCCCCAGGATGACCATACACAGGGTAATAACCGCTGTGGTCATGGCGAAGTACTTGGTAAATACACTGCGGAACACTATTCCTTCACCTCAAACTTATAGCCGACACCCCATACTGTCTTTAACGTCCATTTGTCCGAAACGCCTTCCAGTTTCTCCCTCAGGCGCTTGACATGGACATCCACCGTCCTGGAATCGCCGTAATAGTCGAATCCCCAAACCTCGTCCAACAGCTGATCCCGGGTGAAAACCCGGTTGGGATTGCTGGCCAAATGATAGATTAACTCCATTTCCTTGGGAGGAGCATCCACTTGTTTGCCATCCACCTTCAGCTCATAGTTGGTCATGTTGATGGAGAGCTTGTCGTATGTGACGATTTTCCCCTCTTTCTCCGCAGTCTGCGGAGCGGCACGGCGCAGCACCGCCTTTACACGGGCAATGACTTCCTTTGTTTCAAACGGTTTTACCACATAGTCATCGGCCCCCAGCTCCAGGCCCAGGATTTTATCAAACGTCTCGCCCTTGGCAGTCAGCATGATAATCGGTACCTGGGATTTCTTCCGGATCTCACGGCATACCTGCCATCCGTCCAGAACCGGCAGCATAATGTCCAGAAGAAGAAGATTGGGATTCTCTTTTTCAAACATCTCCAATGCTTTGCCGCCGTCCGAGGCCAGGAATACCGTATACCCCTCCTTTTCCAAGTACAATCTTAACAATTCACAGATATTACTATCGTCGTCTACCACCAGGATCTTTTCTGCCGACATAATCAAAAACACCTCCAAAATTTCACCCTATGGGCCAATCACCATCAATTTTAGACTTTTATCTCTAGGATACCTTAATCATACCAGATCAGAATAAGGGATTCTACTGGAAACTATTAAAATTATATCTTTTGACCCAATTTTATTGGTGAAATAATTTAAAACATTTCACTATCTATGCGCACTAATATTTCCCTTAAACTAAATGTTTTTATGTCTATTTCGACATATTTTCTACCCAATTCACTTATTTAATTAAATTTATTATGTATATTGCACTATAATAACCGAAAAAATAAAAAGAAAGTACATGAAATCTAAAGATTTTACGGTTCACATTGGCAAAATTTGTACTATGATATACACATGGGCTTTTGTCCAGAATTTTTTGTTATATTGATTGATAATTTGTCATTATGCACCGTAGAATTTTTTTCAACGGTGAATAAGGATAAAAACAAATCACAATTCGTTCCAACATCAAGCACTTTTACACCTATTTTTGTATAGTTCCCCTTGTTGTAAAAGACATTGACGGGATGTCTTTACATATTCACTTTCATCTATGAAGGAGGTTGTATCATTGAAGAAGTCAAGAAAGATTCTTGCGTTTGCCCTGAGTTTGGCAATGACATGTTCTGCTGCATTGCCCACCTTGGCAGCGGCGGGAGAGGCTCCCGCTGGTAATCCTGGCCTTCGGGTGGACTATTATACCGTCCTGCCCCAAGAGCCTTGGGCTTTGGAGCCTGGAAACTTGAAAGCTTCCGGCTATGTCGATCAGATCGACAACCGTGAATTCAAGTATACTCTCAAAACCCAAACCGGCCAAATGAATTGGGCCGGTGCTCGTTACACCGGTAATATCACCATCCCCAAAGATGGCACTTATAAGTTTACCGGCAAAACCGACGACGGTGCCCGCGTTTACATCGACGGCCAGTTGGTTCTGGATCAGTGGGTTTCCAATACCGGGCAAGACAAAGTCGGCCCTGAGGTCCAGCTGAAGGCCGGCACCTATTCCTTCCAGATGGACTATCTGCAGGGTTCTGGCGGGTCTTATAACCGTCTATTCTGGTCTATCGACGGCGGCGAAAACGAATTGGTCCCCGCTTCGGCATTCACCCTGCCGGAAGGCGAAGAGCCTATGCCCGAAGCGAGCAGAGGTAAAATCTACACCATCGCTACCGCCCACCTGGATACCATTTGGAACTGGTCGTATGAGACCACTATCCGGGAGTACATTCCCAAGACCATGCGGGAAAACTTCCAACTGTTTGAAGACAACCCCAATTATAACTTCAACTTTGAAGGCGCCCGCCGTTATGATCTGATGAAAGAGTATTATCCGGAAGAATATGAGAAGGTCAAGGAATATATCGCAGACGGTCGGTGGTACACCGCCGGCAGCGCCTGGGAAAACGGCGACCAGAACGGTCCCTCTCCTGAGGCTTTGATCCGTAACACTCTGTACGGCAACCAGTACTTTGCAGATGAATTCGGCAATGATAAACGCAGTTATGATATTTATCTCCCTGACTGCTTTGGATTCGGTTACGCCATGCCTTCCTGGATGGCCCACTGTAACCTGGTCTCCTTCTCCACCCAGAAACTGACCTGGGGCAACGCCTTTGTCAACGGCGAGATCCCCTTTGACATCGGCAAATGGGTCGGCCCGGACGGCAATTATGTCATGGCCTCCACAGATACCGGTAACTACACCGCCAAGCTTCAGGACATCGCTCCCAACGGCTTGCGTGAAAACAACTGGATTATGGGCAAACTGGACGCCAACAAAGCCTGGGGCTTCTACGGCACCACTGTCTATCACGGCACCGGTGATACCGGCGGCTCGCCTGGACAGGGTTCCGTCACCGCCATGAACAAAGACATGGCCCTCAACGGCACCGAAGCCGGTGGCGATGTGGATGTTATCTCCGCCTCCAGCACCCAGTGGGTATTTGACATGACCCAAGCCCAGAAGGATGCCGCCCCTGTGTATGAAGGCGAAATGCTTCTGAAAGAACACGGCGTCGGTTCCTGGACTGCCCGTGCCATCGGCCACCGCTGGAACTCCCGCAACGAACTGTTAGGTGTTGCAGCTGAGAAATCGGCCACCGCCGCTTCCTGGCTGGGTACCGAAGAGTATCCTATAGATGCCTTCAACACCGCCTGGAAACGGGTCATCGGCCATCAGTTCCACGATGATATCACCGCTACCTCCATTGCCAGCGAATATGAACGCAGCTGGAATGACTATATGCTGTCCCTCAACCAGTTCGGCAATGAGTACGAGAACGCTGTGGGCGGCGTAGCTTCGGTTATGGATACCAGCGTTGCAGAAGGTACGGCTCTGGTTGTCAACAACCCTGTTGCCATCGATCGTAACGATGTGGTGGAAGCCACCGTCACAATGGACAGCGACTGTGAAGCCGTCCGCGTCTACGACGACCAAGGAAACGAAGTAGCCTCCCAGATCCTCAGCAAGGACGGCAATGTCTTTGAGATCGCCTTTAAGGCTGAAGTATCTTCCATGGGTTATCGTGTATTTGACGTACGTCCCTCCGACACCGCCTGCGAGATTGACACCGGCCTGTCGGTCACCAGCGATACCCTCTCCAATGAGAAATACAATGTCGTCATCGATGCCAACGGCGATATCCACAGCATCTACGACAAAGAATTGGGCAAAGAACTGTTGGCTGATCCCATCCGTCTCGGCCAGCTTAACGATACCGAAACCGAGTGGCCCGCTTGGGAGCTGAAGTTTGACGACTATGCTTTCAAGGACGCCCGTGAATACGTCACCGCTGACAAAGCCTCTAAATTCGAGGTTGTGGAAAACGGCCCGGCTCGCGTGGCCATTAAGATCACCCGCGAATACGGCAATTCCTCCTATGAACAGATTGTCAGCTTGGAAGCCGGCGGCGAAGCTGTGGAAGTCCAGAACGTCATTGACTGGCAAGAAAAATCCACGATGCTCAAAGCCAACTTCTCCTTTACCGCTACCAATGACACTGCTACCTATGACCTGGGCCTGGGCGCCATCGAGCGCGGCAACAACACCCAGTGGCAGGCAGAGTCCCCCGCTCAGAAATGGGCTGACATCACCGATGACTCCGGTGAATACGGCGTATCTGTCCTCAGCGACAGCAAAAACGGCTGGGACAAACCCTACAGCAATACGCTGCGCTTGACCCTCATCCATACGCCGAGCGGCGACTATCTTGGTGAAAGCCAGCAGAGCTACATGGATTGGGGCGAAAACCGCTTCGGTTACGCCATCTATGGCCATGCCAACACCTACGGCGAGGCCGAGACCCAGCAGCAGGCCCAGCTCTTCACCGAGCCTATGGTCGCTTTCCAGACCGTCAAACACGATGGTTCCCTCGGCTCCAACTACTCCTTCGCCTCCATCAGCAACGACGATATCATCGTCCGCGCTGTCAAGAACGGCGAAGTGGGTGAAGGCCTCGAGAACCAGGGCGACGAAATCATCGTCCGCTTCAACGAAGGCGCCAACAAAGCGGCTTCCGATGTTGAATTCTCCATCGGCAACGGCATTGCAAGCGTCCGTGAAGTTTACGGCACTGAAATGTCCATGCCCGAAGAAGAATCTGCTAAGAAGGGCGCTTACGAGCTCAAGGACGGCAAACTTGTCTTTGATATGGACGCCTACGGCATCCGTACTTTCGCCATCAAGCTGAACAAAGCCAATGTCCAGGTTGCTAAGGAAGATTCCTCGTCTGTGGCACTGCCTTATAACAAGGACGGTTTCTCCAACAACTCCGATAAAGCCGACGCCAACCTTGGTGAAACCAACATCGGCTTACCCAGTGAACTGATCCCCAGCGTCATCGATGCCGGCGGCGTCAGCTTCCTCATGGGCAACAAGGCCGACCGCGCCAACAACGTGGTTGTATCCAACGGTCAGAACGTCAATTTGCCCTCCGGCGACTACAATAAGGTCTACCTGCTTGCCTTCTCCATGAACGGCGACAAGGAAGCCACCTTCAATATTGGCGACCGTATAGAAACCCTGTCTACCCAGACCATCAGCATCGCTGATTACCAGGAGCATGTCGGACAATGGGATATGCACAATAAACTGACCCAGCATGGTGGTTACGTCAAGGAAGACGATGTCGCTTATGTCGCTACCCATCACCATGAGAACGGTGCCGATCAGATCGCTTCTGAAGTTTACATGTTCAAATATGAACTGGACATTCCGGAAGGCGCTACTATGATCCAGCTGCCGGAAGACAATGATATTGTGATTCTGTCGGCCACTGCTGTCAACGAGACCGCTGGCGGCGAAATCGTCACTGAGATGTACGATTCCAGAGCTCGTGAAGATGAGCCTGTGGATCCCACTGAGAAGTTCACCGATTATTCCGGCTTTGAGGCCAACGATCCTCCGTCCAATGTTAACACCTCCGGCCAGAACGGCGGTTCCAAGAACTCCTCCTTCCAGTCCGGTCCTACCGACGCCCAGGCCCATACTGGCAGCCAGTCCCATAAGCTGACCGTCAACGTAAACGGCGACGGCTCTGCCTACAACTACACCAGCATCTACTCCCCCAATATCGAAGTCACCGAAGACATGTACATTGAGTACTGGCTGTACGCCGAGGACGAAGACGCCCTGCATATGAATATCGATATGAAGTTGGCTTCCGGCCAGCCGCTGCGTGACGTCAACAACGATGGTTCCGGACCTCGCGTCACCGACCAACGCGGCGTTATGGTCCATCCGGCTCAACATGCCAATGATCCCACTGTGGAAGGAACCGAAAAGGCCACCACTGGCAAATGGCAATACTATCGTATTGACATTGGCAAATGGATTGCCGGCAACACCATCAACGACATCATGTTCGCTTTTGACTTCCCCAACGCTCACAAGGGCACCCATACCGCTTACATCGACGATCTGCGCATCGGCCGCACCAGTGAAGATGAAGTTGCTCCCAATAAGGATCAGCTGAAATCCCTGATCGAACTGGCCCAGAGCATCGAAGATAAGTATACGGCAGATTCGGTTGCCAACTTGAACACCGCCCTGGATGCCGCTATTGTCGTCCGCGACAATGACGCTGCTACCCAGGAAGAAATCAACAAAGCTGTTGAGGATCTCAACACCGCTTACAACGCTTTGGAACTGGATCCTGCCAAGGCCGACAAGACCGGTCTGTTGACCGCCTTGGAAGAAGCTGAGGCAATCGATGCGTTCTATTACACCGACGATTCCTACAACACTTTGGCCTCCGCCATCGCTACCGGCCGGGAGATCTATGAAGGCCTTTACAGCCAGGAGCAGATCGATCAGGCCACTGCTGATATTTACACCGCTATCGAAGGTTTGGTCGACCGTTTCTCCATGATTTCCGATAAGGACTCTTACGCAGTCAATGAGGAAATCAGCTTGACCGTCACCACTCCGGAAGATGTCAAGACCATCGGCATCAAGAACGATCGCGGCAGCTTCCTGGGAATCTCCAGCATCAGCTACAAAGTGATCGACGGCGTCAAGGTTTGGAGCCTCAAGACCTCTATGGGTTCTGCCGGCAACCGTTCCATCGACCTGTTCGTGAAGGAAGACGGACAATGGAAAGATACTGGCTCCAGCCTAGACTTACTGGTCGATTCGGCTCCTATTGAGGATATCCAGCCCTCCTTCGCTATGGCTACCGTCAATAAATCCGAGGTCGATGTGGATGAGACCTTTACCATTACCGCCGTCACTTCCACTGCTATCGACCGTCTCCAGCTTACCAATGAAAGGGGCAATGCCATCAGTGTCACAAGCAAGGATTACTATGACGATGGTTATGTCCGTATTTGGAAACTGCGCACCTCCTTGGGCAGCTCGGGTGACCGCACTTTGACTGTCAAAGCTGGTTCCGGTTCCGAATGGCTGGAGAAGGAAGTCAACGTCAACATCACCGTCAGAGGCGGAAGCACAAAACCCGATCTGCCTCCTGTGGTCGGCGACGCTCAT
This genomic window contains:
- a CDS encoding sensor histidine kinase; amino-acid sequence: MFRSVFTKYFAMTTAVITLCMVILGAVLLQFASNYWSDQERERLSLTAQQASSLLSNYERVLDEELDENGQVQWWLKLDDVTRVSIKAIARSLGANIYFVNLAGKVQNLALADRKLAAQDGVVMPDSILNKTIETGEFYELGNLDGTFPQTCYTAAVPVTVRTFGLVGIVCVSSSAGNLSQYVVDMLKMFLLSAVVVMIISFILVYVISYQMVKPLRQMAIAAKRFGEGDFSYRVPVRGKDEISELSKAFNQMAASLASVEGMRRSFVANVSHELRTPMTTIAGFIDGILDGTIEPDRRRQYLQTVSDEVKRLSRLVKEMLDVSRIEAGELKLNISNFDICDIMLRILFSFEQIIDQKGIEIRGLEETHSIMVEADADRIHQVIYNLVDNAIKFTNPGGAITLGARVESERVYVTVHNTGKGIALSDLPHVFDRFYKSDKSRSLDRKGVGLGLFIVRMLIQAHGGEIVARSMEGQYAEFEFWIPAPKKKQLKSAQENR
- a CDS encoding response regulator transcription factor, with translation MSAEKILVVDDDSNICELLRLYLEKEGYTVFLASDGGKALEMFEKENPNLLLLDIMLPVLDGWQVCREIRKKSQVPIIMLTAKGETFDKILGLELGADDYVVKPFETKEVIARVKAVLRRAAPQTAEKEGKIVTYDKLSINMTNYELKVDGKQVDAPPKEMELIYHLASNPNRVFTRDQLLDEVWGFDYYGDSRTVDVHVKRLREKLEGVSDKWTLKTVWGVGYKFEVKE
- a CDS encoding glycoside hydrolase family 38 C-terminal domain-containing protein, with translation MKKSRKILAFALSLAMTCSAALPTLAAAGEAPAGNPGLRVDYYTVLPQEPWALEPGNLKASGYVDQIDNREFKYTLKTQTGQMNWAGARYTGNITIPKDGTYKFTGKTDDGARVYIDGQLVLDQWVSNTGQDKVGPEVQLKAGTYSFQMDYLQGSGGSYNRLFWSIDGGENELVPASAFTLPEGEEPMPEASRGKIYTIATAHLDTIWNWSYETTIREYIPKTMRENFQLFEDNPNYNFNFEGARRYDLMKEYYPEEYEKVKEYIADGRWYTAGSAWENGDQNGPSPEALIRNTLYGNQYFADEFGNDKRSYDIYLPDCFGFGYAMPSWMAHCNLVSFSTQKLTWGNAFVNGEIPFDIGKWVGPDGNYVMASTDTGNYTAKLQDIAPNGLRENNWIMGKLDANKAWGFYGTTVYHGTGDTGGSPGQGSVTAMNKDMALNGTEAGGDVDVISASSTQWVFDMTQAQKDAAPVYEGEMLLKEHGVGSWTARAIGHRWNSRNELLGVAAEKSATAASWLGTEEYPIDAFNTAWKRVIGHQFHDDITATSIASEYERSWNDYMLSLNQFGNEYENAVGGVASVMDTSVAEGTALVVNNPVAIDRNDVVEATVTMDSDCEAVRVYDDQGNEVASQILSKDGNVFEIAFKAEVSSMGYRVFDVRPSDTACEIDTGLSVTSDTLSNEKYNVVIDANGDIHSIYDKELGKELLADPIRLGQLNDTETEWPAWELKFDDYAFKDAREYVTADKASKFEVVENGPARVAIKITREYGNSSYEQIVSLEAGGEAVEVQNVIDWQEKSTMLKANFSFTATNDTATYDLGLGAIERGNNTQWQAESPAQKWADITDDSGEYGVSVLSDSKNGWDKPYSNTLRLTLIHTPSGDYLGESQQSYMDWGENRFGYAIYGHANTYGEAETQQQAQLFTEPMVAFQTVKHDGSLGSNYSFASISNDDIIVRAVKNGEVGEGLENQGDEIIVRFNEGANKAASDVEFSIGNGIASVREVYGTEMSMPEEESAKKGAYELKDGKLVFDMDAYGIRTFAIKLNKANVQVAKEDSSSVALPYNKDGFSNNSDKADANLGETNIGLPSELIPSVIDAGGVSFLMGNKADRANNVVVSNGQNVNLPSGDYNKVYLLAFSMNGDKEATFNIGDRIETLSTQTISIADYQEHVGQWDMHNKLTQHGGYVKEDDVAYVATHHHENGADQIASEVYMFKYELDIPEGATMIQLPEDNDIVILSATAVNETAGGEIVTEMYDSRAREDEPVDPTEKFTDYSGFEANDPPSNVNTSGQNGGSKNSSFQSGPTDAQAHTGSQSHKLTVNVNGDGSAYNYTSIYSPNIEVTEDMYIEYWLYAEDEDALHMNIDMKLASGQPLRDVNNDGSGPRVTDQRGVMVHPAQHANDPTVEGTEKATTGKWQYYRIDIGKWIAGNTINDIMFAFDFPNAHKGTHTAYIDDLRIGRTSEDEVAPNKDQLKSLIELAQSIEDKYTADSVANLNTALDAAIVVRDNDAATQEEINKAVEDLNTAYNALELDPAKADKTGLLTALEEAEAIDAFYYTDDSYNTLASAIATGREIYEGLYSQEQIDQATADIYTAIEGLVDRFSMISDKDSYAVNEEISLTVTTPEDVKTIGIKNDRGSFLGISSISYKVIDGVKVWSLKTSMGSAGNRSIDLFVKEDGQWKDTGSSLDLLVDSAPIEDIQPSFAMATVNKSEVDVDETFTITAVTSTAIDRLQLTNERGNAISVTSKDYYDDGYVRIWKLRTSLGSSGDRTLTVKAGSGSEWLEKEVNVNITVRGGSTKPDLPPVVGDAHVLSLNFSADSAAVNEVFHGTAVTTTGVNKISIRNERDKGVTLSNLTYSDNGNVRTWNFDLSVGSTGFRMFDLVGFSDGEQLDTRVNCSMTITAK